GTTGACACCCGCGCCCTGGTGCGCCACATCCGCACCCGGGGGGCCATGACGGCCGCGGTTTCTTGTGATCCTGCTCTTTCCGCCGACGATTTGGTGGACATGGCCCGCGCCGCCCCCTCTATGGAGGGGCTGGATTTAGCCAAAGTTGTCACCTGCGCCGAACCCTACCACTGGGATGAAGGCGTTATCACCGAATGGCGCGCGGAAAACACCTACCGCGCTTCACGCGCTACACACCATGTGGTAGCCTACGATTTTGGCATCAAACACAACATCCTGCGTTTATTGAGCGAGGCCGGCTGCCGCGTCACCATTGTGCCCGCCAACACCCCCGCCGAGGATGTGCTGGCGCTGAACCCCGACGGTATTTTTCTGTCCAACGGCCCCGGCGACCCCGCCGCCGTCACCTACGCCATTAAAAACACCAAAAAACTGGTCGAGGAAAACCTGCCCATTTTTGGCATTTGCCTGGGCCACCAAATTTTGGGGCTGGCCTTGGGCGGCCAAACCCATAAACTCAAGTTCGGCCATCGCGGGGGTAACCAGCCCGTCAAAGATGTTACCCCCCCTACCTCCCCCCCAGTGGGGGAGATAAGAGGGGGGGCAGGGGCGGTCGCCATTTCCAGCCACAATCACGGCTTTGCCGTTTCCGCCGGGTCTTTGCCGGATGACGTGGAGGTAACGCACATCAATTTAAATGACAATTGCATCGAGGGGTTGCGGCACAAAACCAAA
This is a stretch of genomic DNA from Anaerolineae bacterium. It encodes these proteins:
- the carA gene encoding glutamine-hydrolyzing carbamoyl-phosphate synthase small subunit, which produces MPQNPNSHTTPAILALADGTIFYGQSFGAPVTITGEVVFNTSLTGYQEILTDPSYCGQIVTMTYPHIGNVGVNPEDVEANRPWAAGLIVREVSRRVSNYRATQSLPNYLRENSLPGLTEVDTRALVRHIRTRGAMTAAVSCDPALSADDLVDMARAAPSMEGLDLAKVVTCAEPYHWDEGVITEWRAENTYRASRATHHVVAYDFGIKHNILRLLSEAGCRVTIVPANTPAEDVLALNPDGIFLSNGPGDPAAVTYAIKNTKKLVEENLPIFGICLGHQILGLALGGQTHKLKFGHRGGNQPVKDVTPPTSPPVGEIRGGAGAVAISSHNHGFAVSAGSLPDDVEVTHINLNDNCIEGLRHKTKPVFSIQYHPESSPGPHDALEFFKQFAELMAK